The genomic DNA TCGGCGTGGATCCGGCGCACCACGGCCGTCACGGTCCGGGGATCGATGTTCGGATAGGTGATGGTCAATTGCGCCACCAGCGCGTCGATGGCGGCGTACTCGGCCGCTCGCGCGGTCGTGGGATCAACCTCGGCCTCGACGTCGATCTCGGTCAGGTCGGTGTCCTGGTGCTCGATCGCGAACGCGTCGAACGCGGCGACCACGCGTTCGGGAGTGGCATCGGGGTGCTCGCGGGCCAGCGCATCGAGCGCGATCCAGCAGGTCGGGCCCAGAATCGTGGTGGGTGGTGGCCGGTCTCCCCGCGTGATGGCCGCGGTGAGCAGATCCCGGAAGGTCTGCTCGGCGAGGCTCGTGGGTTCTTCGGACATGCCAGCGACTGTACGGACCGATGGTTACCGCCAGGCGACGCGCACGTGAGATCGACTTTTCGCACCACGGGGTGGGACAGGCACGGTCGGTGACCGGTGATCGCACCCACAATCGGCGGCGACTGTCGACAAAGGAGCGCGGATGTACCTGCACATCGACCCCACCGAGGTCCCACCAGCAGTCGAGGTGCGGGAACCGGATGACTTCACGGCCTTCAAGGTGGTCGTCGAGGTGCCCGAGCACGCCTGGATCGTGCCCGACGTACTGACCGCCCTGGCCGGCCGCGGTGACGACGACGAGTGGCGGCAGAATCTGGCCGGGATGCTGGCATATGCCGCGAGCAAGGGCTGGTGTGACGACGCCGGACGGGTCCGGGCGCACGTCGAGGTGACTAGCGCAGCACCGCACCGGGATTGAGAATGCCCTGTGGATCGAGTGCGTCCTTGATGCGCCGCGTCAGGGCCATGACGTCGTCGCCCAACTGATTGGGCAGCCAGTCCCGCTTGAGGCGTCCGACGCCGTGCTCGCCGGTGATGGTGCCGCCGAGCCCGATGGCCAGCTCCATGATGCGGGCGAACGCGCGCTCGGCGCGGTCGGTGGCGTCGGGATCGGTGGGGTCGTACACGATGATCGGATGCGTGTTGCCGTCGCCGGCGTGCGCCACCATGTAGATCTGCACATCGCAGGTGTCGGCGATGTCCTCGACCCCGGTGACCAACGCCGGCAGTTGCGGGATCGGGACGCCCACGTCCTCGAGCAACAAGCTGCCCAGCTTCTCGACCGCGCCGAACATGCCGCGGCGGGCCGCGGTGAACGCGGCTCCCTCGGCCGGATCGTCCGTGGCGAAAACCTCCGTGGCGCCACACTTCTCGCAGTTGCTGACCATGGTCGCCACTTCCGCCGCGGCGGCTCCCGGCGCATCGGACTGCATCAACAACATGGCCCGGGCGGACCGGTCCAGACCCATCCGCATGTGGTCCTCGGCGGCGTTGATGCTCGCGTGGTCCATGAATTCCAGCATCGCCGGCCGGATTTCAGCGGTGATGGCGACCACCGCGTTGGCGGCGTCCGCGACGGAGTCGAACAGGGCCACCACGGTCGACGCGGGCGGTTGTGCCGGGATCAACCGCAGCGTGAGCTCCGTGATGACGCCCAGAATGCCCTCGGAACCAATGAACAATTTCGTCAACGCCAGTCCTGCAACGTCTTTCAGCAGCGGGCCACCGAGCCGTAGCGCCGTGCCGTCGGCCAGCACCACCTCCATGCCGAGCACGTAATCACCGGTGACGCCGTACTTCACGCAACACAGACCGCCCGCGTTGGTCGCTGCGTTGCCGCCGATCGACGAGATGTCGATGGACGACGGGTCCGGCGGATACCACAGGCCGTGTTGGGCGGCCGCGCGCTTGACCTCGGTGTTGGTCAGGCCCGGCTGCACCACCGCGGTCCGGGTGGCCGGATCGATCCGGATGTCCCGCATCCGTTCGGTGCTGAGCACGACGGAACCGTCGACGGC from Mycolicibacterium phocaicum includes the following:
- a CDS encoding three-helix bundle dimerization domain-containing protein; its protein translation is MSEEPTSLAEQTFRDLLTAAITRGDRPPPTTILGPTCWIALDALAREHPDATPERVVAAFDAFAIEHQDTDLTEIDVEAEVDPTTARAAEYAAIDALVAQLTITYPNIDPRTVTAVVRRIHADFHDHAVRDFIPLFVEQAAHRKLA
- a CDS encoding FAD-binding oxidoreductase; protein product: MHAALNRLADELPDGALITDSDIIERYRRDSAADPHAGTPVAVVRPAGTADVQQVLRWAAEHHVAVVPRGAGSGLSGGADAVDGSVVLSTERMRDIRIDPATRTAVVQPGLTNTEVKRAAAQHGLWYPPDPSSIDISSIGGNAATNAGGLCCVKYGVTGDYVLGMEVVLADGTALRLGGPLLKDVAGLALTKLFIGSEGILGVITELTLRLIPAQPPASTVVALFDSVADAANAVVAITAEIRPAMLEFMDHASINAAEDHMRMGLDRSARAMLLMQSDAPGAAAAEVATMVSNCEKCGATEVFATDDPAEGAAFTAARRGMFGAVEKLGSLLLEDVGVPIPQLPALVTGVEDIADTCDVQIYMVAHAGDGNTHPIIVYDPTDPDATDRAERAFARIMELAIGLGGTITGEHGVGRLKRDWLPNQLGDDVMALTRRIKDALDPQGILNPGAVLR